A stretch of the Massilia varians genome encodes the following:
- a CDS encoding UDP-N-acetylmuramate dehydrogenase: MNSMEVANAVLTAKSFLDVNQIWYKEDFVIRHHTCFKSGGEIKLYICPKNIEGLKLAVVEIRRLGLDYKLIGFTSNIFFLDKVTYSVVISTENLNKVVEAADVIQVEAGYSLQELVRLAVQRQSVGYEGLEGIPGSVGGAIFMNAGAYGYDIADVLISVDCLDSEGQIQTFTKEQCDFAYRRSVFQNGMFIILRAKFKLKSGDPAVIAKNVEMYHIARHSYQEFVYPNLGSIYSVNRDFYREIFKRSLSYTIVCILLKFFFKNPASKFVARKRPNNSIFNRLAVKYLKFRDYKPSKKSLNILINDGQLANVKLIRYLTVLRQNLASIPIENEVILEPIYSIAPEYKDEYDEIVALVEKLKKVTSS, translated from the coding sequence ATGAACTCAATGGAAGTTGCAAATGCTGTATTAACAGCGAAATCGTTTCTTGACGTAAATCAAATATGGTACAAAGAAGATTTTGTAATAAGGCACCATACATGTTTTAAGTCGGGAGGTGAAATAAAATTATATATATGCCCAAAAAATATAGAGGGCCTGAAGCTAGCAGTAGTCGAGATTCGTCGGTTGGGATTGGACTATAAATTAATTGGTTTCACATCAAATATTTTCTTTCTTGACAAAGTTACATATTCAGTCGTCATCTCAACTGAAAACCTTAATAAAGTTGTGGAGGCAGCTGATGTGATACAAGTAGAAGCAGGGTATTCGCTGCAAGAACTAGTACGTCTCGCGGTTCAGAGGCAGTCGGTGGGCTACGAAGGACTCGAAGGCATCCCTGGTAGCGTCGGAGGTGCGATCTTTATGAATGCGGGGGCTTACGGCTACGATATTGCTGATGTCCTAATCTCCGTCGACTGCTTAGATAGCGAAGGGCAAATACAAACGTTCACTAAAGAGCAATGTGATTTCGCATATAGGCGATCAGTCTTTCAGAATGGCATGTTTATAATTTTGCGGGCAAAATTTAAGCTTAAATCAGGGGACCCAGCTGTAATTGCGAAGAACGTGGAGATGTATCATATTGCTAGACACTCCTATCAAGAGTTTGTATATCCTAATCTTGGAAGTATCTATTCTGTAAATCGAGACTTCTATCGGGAAATATTTAAAAGAAGTCTAAGTTATACTATAGTTTGCATTTTATTGAAATTTTTTTTTAAAAACCCAGCAAGTAAATTTGTTGCGCGCAAACGTCCAAACAATTCTATATTTAATCGTTTGGCTGTCAAGTATCTTAAATTTAGAGATTATAAACCGTCGAAAAAAAGCTTAAATATATTAATAAACGATGGGCAGCTCGCAAATGTTAAATTAATTCGGTATTTAACAGTGCTTCGTCAGAATTTGGCGTCGATTCCAATCGAAAACGAGGTTATACTTGAGCCAATATATTCAATCGCACCAGAGTATAAAGATGAGTACGACGAAATCGTTGCACTTGTCGAGAAACTAAAAAAAGTTACTT
- a CDS encoding oligosaccharide flippase family protein: MTNFAKRQSLHKAVVTISGLWISSLAGAGCAFATQIMLARTLGPSAYGQFSASLALVTLLGTFASFGIPSVLIKVFGAAHANATLWTKPIYALTATTTVIAYSIYLAWNIYGNYNYLEVTLAIYLAPIILSVVVTELVCAKFQVETQHRKVATFQLFQHLMRLVLIGLAIWSSATLNDRFIHSIVYGSVGVLVACVGIYSLRGGVKLVKNLTDVHSVPPDNYSKISVSQVLKEAWPFSVANFCSMAYFQLGVIILTHLANDEIAGHYNAAITIMMAAYLLPTVIYQKFLLSKLHYWSTHDPIKFLRVYRFGNICMLVLGTITLLAVALVGPWLIVKLLGVTYAKTATLLPWMSICAPLRFLAMSAGSVLVTQNNISRKTAIMSVAILCNAFFYVIIVPVYGVVGAIISSIISDLILLILYFTAVRKYVFTGATNNGWLFHFQSSTKK, encoded by the coding sequence ATGACCAATTTTGCAAAAAGACAAAGCCTTCATAAGGCAGTGGTAACAATATCAGGTTTATGGATTAGCTCACTCGCTGGTGCAGGCTGTGCATTCGCAACACAAATCATGTTGGCACGGACTTTAGGGCCAAGTGCATACGGTCAATTCTCTGCGTCACTGGCCCTAGTTACTCTCCTTGGTACATTTGCAAGTTTTGGAATTCCAAGCGTTTTAATTAAAGTATTCGGAGCGGCGCACGCTAACGCTACCCTATGGACAAAACCAATATATGCGCTTACTGCTACAACTACTGTAATCGCTTATAGCATATACCTAGCCTGGAATATTTATGGAAATTACAACTATTTAGAAGTTACGTTAGCTATATATCTTGCACCGATCATTTTGTCGGTTGTGGTTACTGAATTGGTATGCGCTAAGTTTCAGGTAGAAACTCAGCATAGAAAGGTTGCAACATTCCAACTATTTCAACATTTGATGCGGCTCGTTCTTATTGGGTTAGCGATATGGTCGTCAGCTACTTTAAATGACCGTTTCATTCATTCTATCGTTTATGGCAGCGTTGGGGTACTTGTAGCTTGTGTTGGAATATACAGCCTGCGGGGTGGCGTGAAATTGGTCAAAAATTTGACGGATGTGCATTCCGTGCCTCCAGATAACTATAGCAAGATATCAGTTTCTCAGGTTTTAAAAGAAGCTTGGCCATTCAGTGTTGCGAACTTCTGCAGTATGGCCTACTTTCAGCTTGGGGTAATCATTCTAACGCATCTAGCTAATGATGAAATTGCGGGTCACTATAATGCGGCCATAACCATAATGATGGCCGCTTATCTGCTACCGACAGTAATTTATCAAAAGTTTCTGCTGTCAAAATTGCATTATTGGTCCACGCATGATCCGATAAAATTTTTGCGTGTCTACCGTTTTGGAAACATTTGCATGCTTGTCCTTGGAACAATCACTCTGCTGGCAGTTGCACTTGTTGGACCGTGGTTAATAGTTAAACTGCTTGGGGTTACATACGCTAAAACAGCAACACTATTGCCTTGGATGAGTATCTGCGCCCCTTTACGTTTCCTGGCAATGAGCGCCGGCTCCGTTTTGGTAACTCAAAATAATATTTCGCGTAAAACAGCGATAATGTCGGTCGCTATTTTATGCAACGCATTTTTCTATGTAATCATAGTGCCGGTGTACGGTGTTGTAGGCGCAATCATCTCTTCGATTATTAGTGACCTGATATTACTGATATTGTATTTTACTGCAGTTCGTAAATACGTTTTTACAGGTGCTACGAATAACGGATGGCTCTTCCATTTTCAGTCATCCACAAAAAAATGA
- a CDS encoding polysaccharide biosynthesis tyrosine autokinase, producing the protein MNQPVTPNVQNNSPGMEDDDSIDLAEYLDLLIESRWLIAGVALVVTLLGGAYALMATPIYQSNLLVQVEDGGASGGMMLGDLAGAFEMKSAATAEIEIIRSRYVVGRAASNAQLDLSIMPKRFPLFGGWIARNQTGLSEPGIFGMGGYTWGAEQAQISTFTVPAALEGKKFVLIAGGNNAYTLSQDAAGIDVKGRVGETLSIKTVYGSVAVYVAQLDAKAGAAFTIVRQPLLETVERLQESLVISEKGKQSGILGVSLEGADRLKTADTLNEIGRQYLRQNVERKSEEAEKSLAFLEKQLPEMKRNLELAEEKYNALRNSRGTVDLGEEAKSVLQQSVLSQTRLIELKQKRDELLTRYQPNNPLVVAVTQQMQTLNSEIGLVNERIRKMPQIEQDVLRLTRDIKVNTDLYTSLLNSAQQLRLVKASKVGNVRLIDDAVVPLEPVRPKRSLVVVMALLIGVLFGIVCAFIKKSLFGGVEDPGEVERMLGLPISAAIPHSAKQEALHADMNRGAVRPCVLAQEDPTELAVEALRSFRTASQFSLMGAKNKIIMITGPTPGVGKSFVSVNFAAVLASTGKKVLLIDGDLRKGYLQRYFGLKRVSGLSEIMLGHRTFDTTVHNNVVENLDFLSTGVLPPRPAELLEHSNFAQLLVDVAERYDFVVIDTAPVLAVTDALIVASHVGVIFNVVRGNVSTIGEVGEAVKRLRQAGNNVAGIVFNGLKHRLGRYGFGSKYGKYRYAQYKY; encoded by the coding sequence ATGAACCAACCCGTTACCCCTAACGTGCAGAATAACAGCCCAGGCATGGAGGACGACGACTCCATCGACCTGGCCGAGTACCTTGACCTCCTGATCGAGAGCCGCTGGCTCATCGCCGGCGTTGCCTTGGTAGTGACGCTGCTGGGCGGTGCATATGCCTTGATGGCGACGCCGATCTACCAATCCAATCTCCTTGTGCAAGTGGAGGATGGTGGCGCATCGGGTGGCATGATGCTGGGTGACCTGGCAGGGGCCTTCGAGATGAAATCGGCCGCGACGGCGGAAATCGAGATCATCCGTTCGCGTTACGTCGTGGGCCGCGCTGCATCCAATGCCCAGCTCGATTTGAGCATTATGCCCAAGCGTTTCCCCCTGTTTGGCGGATGGATTGCCCGTAACCAGACCGGGCTGTCCGAGCCGGGTATTTTCGGCATGGGTGGCTATACCTGGGGAGCGGAACAAGCACAGATTTCGACCTTTACGGTACCAGCCGCGCTCGAAGGCAAAAAGTTCGTGCTGATTGCAGGCGGAAACAACGCGTATACGCTGTCGCAAGATGCGGCTGGCATTGACGTTAAGGGGCGCGTCGGCGAAACGCTGTCCATCAAAACTGTCTATGGCAGCGTCGCAGTGTATGTGGCGCAGCTCGATGCGAAAGCTGGCGCTGCATTCACGATCGTACGTCAACCGCTTCTTGAGACCGTAGAGCGCTTGCAGGAATCGCTCGTCATTTCGGAAAAAGGCAAGCAGTCGGGCATTCTCGGCGTATCGCTGGAAGGCGCCGACCGTTTGAAAACTGCCGACACCCTGAACGAAATCGGCCGCCAATACCTGCGCCAGAACGTGGAGCGCAAATCCGAAGAGGCGGAAAAATCACTAGCTTTCCTCGAGAAACAGCTTCCCGAGATGAAGCGCAACCTTGAGCTGGCTGAAGAAAAATATAACGCGCTTCGTAACAGCCGCGGTACCGTAGACCTGGGCGAAGAAGCCAAATCAGTACTGCAACAATCCGTGCTTTCGCAGACCCGCCTCATTGAATTAAAGCAAAAGCGTGACGAGCTGTTAACTCGCTATCAACCAAATAATCCGCTCGTCGTGGCTGTCACCCAGCAGATGCAAACACTGAACAGCGAGATCGGTTTAGTTAACGAGCGCATCCGCAAAATGCCGCAGATTGAGCAAGACGTCTTGCGCCTGACCCGCGACATTAAGGTTAATACGGACCTATATACCTCTCTTTTGAACAGTGCCCAACAACTGCGACTAGTAAAGGCAAGCAAGGTCGGTAACGTACGGCTGATCGATGATGCCGTTGTGCCGCTAGAACCCGTCCGGCCTAAGCGTTCGTTGGTCGTTGTGATGGCGCTGCTTATTGGTGTGCTCTTTGGTATCGTTTGCGCATTTATCAAAAAATCCCTGTTTGGTGGTGTCGAAGATCCGGGCGAAGTGGAACGCATGCTTGGTCTGCCAATTAGCGCAGCGATCCCGCACAGTGCTAAACAGGAAGCCCTTCATGCTGACATGAACCGTGGTGCGGTGAGGCCGTGCGTACTTGCCCAAGAGGATCCAACTGAGTTAGCCGTAGAAGCTCTGCGCAGTTTCAGAACTGCATCGCAGTTCTCGCTCATGGGCGCAAAAAATAAGATCATCATGATCACTGGCCCGACGCCAGGCGTGGGCAAGTCTTTCGTATCGGTCAATTTCGCAGCTGTTCTCGCGTCTACCGGGAAGAAAGTACTGTTAATTGACGGCGATCTTCGAAAAGGTTATCTCCAGCGCTACTTCGGACTTAAAAGAGTGTCGGGGCTTTCTGAGATTATGCTGGGCCATCGAACTTTTGACACTACCGTCCACAACAATGTTGTGGAAAATCTTGACTTCCTCTCAACCGGCGTATTGCCGCCACGACCCGCCGAACTACTGGAGCATTCAAATTTCGCACAGCTGCTGGTGGATGTTGCCGAGCGCTATGACTTTGTTGTGATCGATACGGCACCTGTGCTGGCAGTAACCGATGCGCTGATAGTGGCATCCCATGTAGGCGTCATCTTTAACGTAGTACGTGGCAATGTCAGCACGATAGGCGAAGTGGGTGAGGCGGTAAAACGGCTGCGCCAAGCGGGTAACAATGTCGCGGGTATCGTCTTTAACGGTTTAAAGCATAGGTTAGGTCGCTACGGATTTGGATCGAAATATGGCAAATATCGCTACGCTCAATACAAATATTGA
- a CDS encoding low molecular weight protein-tyrosine-phosphatase, translating into MNNILVICIGNICRSPMAEALLQRALPDCSVKSAGLGALVGKGADPHSVSLMAEQEVDISGHVAQQISQALVSEADVILVMDTEQKRYIENQYASARGKVFRLGEAAKTDIPDPYREGIDSFRHAQRLIEEGVQVWASQIAQMR; encoded by the coding sequence ATGAACAATATTTTAGTGATCTGCATCGGCAACATCTGCCGCAGTCCGATGGCTGAAGCGCTGCTGCAGCGTGCCTTGCCCGACTGTAGCGTCAAATCCGCCGGTCTTGGCGCCCTGGTAGGCAAGGGCGCGGACCCGCACTCGGTATCGCTCATGGCCGAGCAGGAGGTGGATATCAGCGGGCACGTAGCACAACAGATCTCGCAGGCGCTGGTTTCCGAAGCGGACGTCATCCTTGTGATGGACACGGAGCAGAAGCGCTACATCGAGAACCAATACGCCAGCGCGCGAGGCAAGGTGTTCCGGCTGGGCGAAGCAGCGAAGACGGACATTCCCGACCCGTATCGGGAAGGGATCGACAGCTTCCGCCATGCACAGCGCCTGATCGAAGAGGGCGTACAGGTATGGGCGAGCCAGATCGCCCAGATGCGCTGA
- a CDS encoding polysaccharide biosynthesis/export family protein produces MSDTFPRAMKLVSFIAALPILATGCANMEPGMRIDVDRVPSTYSAPMPEPVIKLITPDLIQQERLAKEQNADQRVQALFGEARPYVIGPGDLLSILVWNHPELNIAATGAQALSSSGAQSPAAFVVDSTGMIQFPYVGPIKVAGMTELEARSLLSKRLVESIKNPDLTLRVLAYRSKKVYIDGDVKTPGSQAIDDVPMTLLEGVSRAGGFLPTADQSQVIVSRKGVSYPINVPELVRQGADLSRLMLASGDVVRVPSRDESKVYVLGEVNRPAALPMHNGKLTLAAALGEAGGLNQLSSSARQVYVIRGANQAEPVVYNLDAGSPVALAMAEGFELNPKDVVYVDAAGLARYNRIVNLILPTAATAATSVGQINR; encoded by the coding sequence ATGTCTGACACCTTCCCAAGGGCGATGAAGCTCGTCAGCTTCATTGCCGCGCTCCCCATCCTTGCCACCGGCTGCGCCAATATGGAACCGGGCATGCGCATCGACGTGGACCGTGTGCCCAGCACGTACTCGGCGCCGATGCCGGAACCCGTCATCAAGCTGATTACCCCCGACCTGATCCAGCAGGAGCGCCTGGCCAAGGAACAGAACGCCGACCAGCGCGTGCAGGCCCTGTTCGGCGAGGCGCGTCCCTACGTCATCGGACCGGGTGACCTCCTCTCGATTCTGGTGTGGAACCACCCGGAACTGAACATTGCGGCAACCGGTGCCCAGGCGCTGTCGAGCTCGGGCGCGCAGTCGCCGGCGGCCTTTGTGGTGGACAGCACCGGCATGATCCAGTTCCCCTACGTCGGCCCGATCAAGGTGGCCGGCATGACCGAACTGGAAGCGCGCAGCCTGCTGTCCAAGCGCCTGGTCGAGTCGATCAAGAACCCCGACCTGACCCTGCGCGTGCTGGCCTACCGCAGCAAGAAGGTGTACATCGACGGCGACGTCAAGACGCCCGGCAGCCAGGCGATCGACGACGTGCCGATGACCCTGCTCGAAGGCGTCAGCCGCGCCGGCGGCTTCCTGCCGACCGCCGACCAGAGCCAGGTGATCGTGTCGCGCAAGGGCGTCTCGTATCCCATCAACGTGCCGGAACTGGTGCGCCAGGGCGCCGACCTGTCGCGCCTGATGCTGGCCTCCGGCGACGTGGTGCGCGTGCCGAGCCGCGACGAAAGCAAGGTCTACGTGCTGGGCGAGGTGAACCGTCCCGCGGCGTTGCCTATGCATAACGGCAAGCTGACGCTGGCGGCCGCGCTGGGCGAAGCGGGCGGCTTGAACCAGCTGAGCAGCTCGGCGCGCCAGGTGTATGTGATCCGCGGCGCGAACCAGGCCGAGCCGGTCGTGTACAACCTGGACGCCGGTTCGCCGGTGGCGCTGGCCATGGCGGAGGGCTTCGAGCTGAATCCGAAGGACGTGGTGTATGTGGATGCGGCCGGCCTGGCGCGTTACAACCGTATCGTGAACCTGATCCTGCCGACGGCGGCGACGGCAGCGACTTCGGTGGGGCAGATCAACCGATGA
- a CDS encoding IS3 family transposase (programmed frameshift): protein MKTLKKTYTPELKEEAVKLVLAQGLSIEQAAARVSIPKGTLANWVAAAKRGPAATAAPGSRSVAELEAENAKLRKQLAQAEMERDIVKKGGGVLCAGVAAKYAWIKTMRLDFPGYPVKLMCQVLDVSRSGYYNSLQAKPSTREQEDARLKILITAVHRQTRETYGVPRIKHELAAQGHEVGRDRVRRLRQELNLRCKQRRKFIATTNSNHNLPIAENLLEQRFAPNRPDEVWVTDITYISTAEGWLYLAGVKDVFTCEIVGYAMGERMTQELTTQALWRAVSHKRPAPGLIHHSDRGSQYCAHAYQELVAQFGMRASMSRRGNCYDNAPMESFWGTLKNELVHHRRYATRAEAKASIQEYIEIFYNRQRRHSRIGFVPPALFAESFSEQPQAA from the exons ATGAAGACATTGAAGAAGACGTACACCCCGGAACTCAAGGAAGAAGCCGTGAAGCTGGTGCTGGCGCAGGGTTTGTCCATTGAGCAGGCAGCAGCACGAGTAAGTATCCCAAAAGGGACGCTGGCCAATTGGGTAGCAGCCGCCAAACGCGGGCCGGCCGCAACAGCAGCCCCTGGAAGCCGCTCTGTGGCCGAGCTGGAAGCGGAGAACGCGAAGCTGCGCAAGCAGCTAGCCCAGGCAGAGATGGAGCGGGACATCGTAAAAAAAG GCGGCGGCGTACTTTGCGCAGGAGTCGCTGCCAAGTACGCGTGGATAAAGACGATGCGACTCGATTTCCCTGGCTATCCTGTGAAGCTGATGTGCCAGGTATTGGACGTCTCGCGCAGCGGCTACTACAACTCGCTGCAGGCCAAGCCATCGACACGCGAGCAGGAAGACGCTCGGTTGAAAATCCTGATTACGGCAGTGCATCGGCAAACCCGAGAGACCTACGGGGTGCCTCGGATAAAGCACGAGCTTGCTGCACAGGGCCATGAAGTTGGTCGCGACCGTGTGCGCCGACTTCGCCAGGAGCTCAATCTGCGCTGCAAACAACGGCGCAAATTCATCGCAACGACAAACTCGAATCACAACCTTCCCATCGCTGAGAACTTGCTGGAACAGCGGTTCGCGCCGAACAGGCCTGACGAAGTGTGGGTGACCGACATCACCTATATCTCCACTGCCGAAGGCTGGCTGTATCTTGCCGGCGTAAAGGACGTTTTTACCTGCGAGATCGTCGGCTACGCGATGGGCGAGCGCATGACGCAGGAGCTGACGACGCAGGCCTTGTGGCGCGCCGTGAGCCACAAGCGGCCGGCGCCAGGGCTGATCCATCATTCGGACCGTGGAAGCCAATACTGCGCCCATGCCTATCAGGAGCTGGTGGCGCAGTTCGGCATGCGCGCGTCGATGTCGCGCCGCGGGAACTGCTATGACAACGCGCCGATGGAGAGCTTCTGGGGCACGCTGAAGAATGAGCTTGTTCATCATCGCCGCTATGCCACCCGTGCTGAGGCAAAGGCCTCGATTCAGGAATACATCGAAATTTTCTACAACCGACAGCGGCGCCATTCCCGCATCGGCTTTGTTCCGCCAGCGTTGTTCGCCGAATCCTTCAGCGAACAGCCGCAGGCGGCTTAA
- a CDS encoding transposase, with protein sequence MEKFRDGLKAWLNDSDNGLSGMALETFWELKAQLDDKEERIQAYDRRLNQAAKSELAKQLMEVPGVGPLTATAVQATIADPRHYKSARDFAAN encoded by the coding sequence GTGGAGAAGTTCCGTGATGGACTAAAAGCATGGTTGAACGATTCGGACAACGGCTTGTCTGGCATGGCCCTGGAGACGTTTTGGGAGCTCAAGGCCCAGCTGGACGATAAGGAAGAAAGGATCCAGGCATATGACCGCCGCCTGAATCAGGCCGCGAAATCGGAGTTGGCAAAGCAACTGATGGAAGTGCCGGGTGTAGGGCCGTTGACGGCAACGGCAGTGCAGGCAACCATCGCTGATCCGCGCCACTACAAGAGTGCGCGGGACTTTGCAGCAAATTGA
- a CDS encoding IS110 family transposase: MNANAKVIGLDIAKDVFFAVGLDESGKRVFKRKLARDQVLPMFTQMAPAMIGIEACAGSHYWARKFVEMGHDVKLVAAQHVKAYVTGNKNDMNDAAAIAEARSRGATKYVPINTAAQQDLQMLHRARSALMTERVAMINRLRAFAGEYGQCFPRAWRSSVMD; encoded by the coding sequence ATGAATGCTAACGCGAAAGTGATTGGTTTGGATATTGCGAAGGACGTGTTCTTCGCTGTCGGGCTCGACGAAAGCGGCAAACGGGTGTTCAAGCGTAAGCTTGCACGAGACCAGGTACTTCCAATGTTTACGCAAATGGCGCCGGCGATGATTGGTATCGAAGCCTGCGCTGGCTCACACTATTGGGCACGCAAATTCGTCGAGATGGGACATGACGTCAAGCTGGTCGCGGCACAACACGTCAAGGCTTATGTCACCGGCAACAAAAACGACATGAACGATGCTGCCGCAATTGCCGAGGCGCGTTCGCGCGGTGCGACCAAGTATGTGCCGATCAATACGGCAGCGCAGCAAGATTTGCAGATGCTGCACCGTGCCCGCAGCGCCTTGATGACCGAGCGTGTAGCGATGATCAACCGGCTCCGGGCGTTCGCGGGCGAGTATGGCCAGTGTTTCCCAAGAGCGTGGAGAAGTTCCGTGATGGACTAA
- a CDS encoding fumarylacetoacetate hydrolase family protein, translated as MKLATLKDGTRDGMLAVVSRDLKTAHVADGIAPTLQAALDDWAFIAPQLADLYLLLNEGQARRAFDFDPATCMAPLPRAYQWADGSAYVNHVELVRKARKAEMPASFWEDPLMYQGGSDDFIGPMDDIVLAHEEWGIDFEAEVAVVTGDVPMGATPDAAHGQIRLLMLANDVSLRKLIPDELAKGFGFLQSKPATSFAPVAVTPDELGDAWRGGKLHLPLRSTWNGRLVGQPDAGVDMVFNFPQLIAHLAKTRNVRAGSIIGSGTVSNKDASKGYSCIAEQRCLETIEFGEPVTPFMRFGDTIRIEMLDEKGKSIFGAIEQAVKRLER; from the coding sequence ATGAAACTCGCCACGCTCAAGGACGGCACCCGCGACGGGATGCTGGCCGTCGTTTCGCGCGACCTCAAGACCGCCCACGTCGCGGACGGCATTGCGCCCACCCTGCAGGCCGCGCTCGACGACTGGGCCTTCATCGCGCCCCAGCTGGCAGACCTGTACCTGCTGTTGAACGAAGGACAGGCCCGCCGCGCCTTCGACTTCGACCCGGCCACATGCATGGCGCCGCTGCCGCGCGCCTACCAGTGGGCCGACGGCTCGGCCTACGTCAACCACGTCGAACTGGTGCGCAAGGCGCGCAAGGCCGAGATGCCGGCTTCGTTCTGGGAAGATCCGCTGATGTACCAAGGCGGCAGCGATGACTTCATCGGGCCGATGGACGACATCGTGCTGGCGCACGAGGAGTGGGGCATCGACTTCGAGGCCGAGGTGGCGGTGGTCACCGGCGACGTGCCGATGGGCGCCACGCCCGACGCGGCGCACGGCCAGATCCGCCTGCTCATGCTGGCCAACGACGTCTCGCTGCGCAAGCTGATTCCCGACGAACTGGCCAAGGGCTTCGGCTTCCTGCAGTCGAAGCCGGCAACGAGCTTCGCGCCGGTGGCGGTGACGCCGGACGAACTGGGCGATGCCTGGCGCGGCGGCAAGCTCCACCTGCCGCTCAGATCGACCTGGAACGGCAGGCTGGTCGGGCAGCCGGATGCCGGCGTCGACATGGTATTCAACTTCCCGCAGCTGATCGCGCACCTGGCCAAGACCCGCAACGTGCGCGCCGGCAGCATCATCGGCTCGGGCACGGTGTCGAACAAGGATGCTTCAAAAGGGTACTCCTGCATCGCCGAGCAGCGCTGCCTCGAGACCATCGAGTTCGGCGAGCCGGTCACCCCCTTCATGCGTTTCGGCGACACCATCCGGATCGAGATGCTGGACGAGAAGGGGAAGTCGATCTTCGGGGCGATCGAGCAGGCGGTGAAGCGGCTCGAGCGCTGA